The following are encoded in a window of Amaranthus tricolor cultivar Red isolate AtriRed21 chromosome 2, ASM2621246v1, whole genome shotgun sequence genomic DNA:
- the LOC130805510 gene encoding uncharacterized protein LOC130805510: protein MNVQLNWIPGRPELENENLLSAFGISLAIDRRIAKQNLRAKSPELMKKFSVLRLASGAIQRAEDKPLPLPPKDSATVEKGLEDVPSEQEALRLLEERKQVHIPDESERVVPPQTRGATKKSGKKKRKRDSSSHKEKSAKRPSGGAVPTARPLQIRPVEEETSPLQDSPRPSSDKGKEKMGESSAAPSSQYAEVYRRREVSPFRRDTPFPELGHKGLVVRFNRATSNLISKVDVDLLESMPPRDRVRQAQASAAEAFIRLAFELDANRQSAADQETMAALTSRCEELNEELTKLREDLPSLKEKLAKCSELKERLVRTEQWRERARKQLDQIVENLDAASTRSASISHEVGLLMDTHAKLVHQNQQLMQQVSADSSHFKMILSAAKVYKLCLTRKARIARDWLLSDEPEASKFLGDLTAEMVKAGTMISDEKYRLAAAELGMDFTSLQQTAEQKGSEALSNLAPVLDGESAVLVDTVWDAAEKRAWSEKINAKAEREALSLDLEQLALSSPPASDVPENLTLSNLEVLCLDLSNLIIDEGRNLQSLSRELSEIGVEPFNVEDYVSFTPSFEEGRIESPPPPGEDVEAFFDDV, encoded by the exons atgaacgtccaacttaattggataccTGGTCGTCCTGAgctggagaatgagaacctcctctcagccTTCGGCAttagcttggctatcgatcgga GGATAGCCAAGCAAAATCTTCGAGCCAAGAGTCCTGAactaatgaagaaattcagcgttcTGAGACTTGCTTCAGGGGCTATCCAGCGGGCCGAGGATAagcctcttccccttcctccAAAG gactcggcAACCGTGGAGAAGGGTCTGGAGGACGTGCCTTCGGAGCAAGAGGCTCTCCGACTTCTTGAAGAAAGAAAGCAGGTTCATATCCCCGATGAATCTGAGAGGGTGGTTCCTCCTCAGACGAGGGGTGCGACAaaaaagagtgggaagaagaagaggaagcgggATTCTTCTTCCCACAAGGAGAAGTCGGCAAAGAGGCCCTCCGGGGGCGCGGTCCCTACCGCCCGGCCCCTCCAAATAAGGCCAGTTGAAGAGGAGACCTCGCCCCTTCAAGACTCTCCACGGCCATCTTCAGATAAAGGGAAGGAGAAAATGGGGGAATCTTCCGCGGCTCCCTCCTCTCAATATGCCGAGGTTTACCGTCGCCGGGAGGTTTCCCCTTTTCGACGCGACACACCCTTTCCGGAGCTGGGGCATAAGGGCTTAGTAGTCCGCTTTaacagggcgacgtccaacTTAATCAGCAAAGTGGACGTCGACCTTTTAGAATCTATGCCCCCCCGTGATAGGGTGCGTCAAGCACAAGCTTCGGCGGCGGAG GCGTTCATACGGTTGGCCTTTGAGCTCGACGCCAACCGTCAAAGTGCCGCGGACCAGGAAACCATGGCCGCCCTTACCTCCCGCTGCGAAGAGCTGAACGAAGAATTAACAAAACTGCGGGAGGACCTGCCGAGCCTCAAAGAAAAACTGGCCAAGTGCTCTGAGCTGAAAGAACGCTTGGTCAGAACCGAACAATGGCGGGAAAGGGCGAGGAAGCAGCTGGATCAGATCGTTGAGAACTTGGATGCTGCTTCCACCAGGTCCGCGAGCATCAGCCATGAGGTCGGCTTGCTGATGGATACTCATGCCAAgctcgttcatcagaaccagcaacTAATGCAGCAAGTGTCGGCCGATTCTTCCCATTTCAAAATGATTCTATCCGCGGCTAAAGTATACAAATTGTGCCTAACCAGGAAGGCCCGGATAGCTCGAGATTGGCTTCTctcggatgagccggaagcgTCGAAGTTTCTCGGAGATCTGACGGCCGAGATGGTGAAGGCCGGAACCATGATTAGTGACGAGAAGTATCGTCTGGCTGCCGCAGAGTTGGGCATGGATTTTACTTCCCTTCAGCAAACTGCTGAACAAAAGGGGAGTGAAGCTTTGTCCAACCTTGCTCCTGTCTTGGACggggagtcggcggtactggtcGACACGGTCTGGGACGCGGCCGAAAAGAGGGCCTGGTCTGAAAAGATAAATGCCAAGGCTGAGAGGGAGGCTTTAAGTCTCGACTTGGAGCAGCTGGCTCTCTCTTCTCCTCCGGCGTCAGATGTCCCAGAGAACTTGACGCTCTCCAACCTGGAGGTTCTATGCCTTGATCTATCGAATCTCATTATTGACGAAGGCCGGAACCTCCAGAGCTTGTCCCGGGAGTTGTCTGAAATCGGGGTGGAGCCGTTCAATGTTGAAGATTATGTCAGCTTCACCCCGAGTTTTGAAGAGGGAAGGATCGAATCTCCTCCGCCGCCGGGTGAAGATGTCGAGGCCTTTTTTGACGATGTATAA